From Pelotomaculum schinkii, the proteins below share one genomic window:
- a CDS encoding branched-chain amino acid ABC transporter permease, translated as MLQLFISGLTMGSIYALTALALVLTFNITGVLNLALGEFLALGALLAASLYAAGLPLAAAFLIAVAAVAVLAGLLERVAVKPAIQSSVLTLVVITVGISISLRGLALLIWGTDPVSLPAFSEGGPLVAGGAAINLQSLWIVGLLAAALAGLYAFFELTYAGKAVRACVINRTAARLVGINPSAMSFAAFIASGALGAAAGIFITPVTLATYDMGFLLGVKGFVAAVLGGMQNVGGAVLGGLLLGLLEAYGAGLVSSGLKDALALLVLLAVLLMRPEGLFSPAVRKV; from the coding sequence CTGCTCCAGCTGTTTATTTCAGGGCTTACCATGGGCAGCATCTATGCGCTGACTGCCCTGGCCCTGGTTTTAACCTTTAATATTACGGGAGTGCTCAATCTGGCTCTGGGTGAGTTTTTGGCCCTGGGCGCCCTGCTGGCCGCCAGTCTTTATGCGGCCGGACTCCCTCTTGCCGCGGCATTTTTGATTGCTGTAGCGGCAGTCGCGGTACTTGCCGGATTGCTGGAACGGGTGGCTGTTAAGCCGGCTATACAGTCTTCGGTGTTGACCCTGGTGGTGATCACCGTTGGCATTTCCATATCCCTGCGGGGTCTGGCCCTCCTGATCTGGGGAACTGATCCCGTCTCGCTCCCGGCTTTTTCTGAGGGAGGACCACTGGTGGCCGGGGGGGCCGCGATCAACCTGCAGAGCTTATGGATAGTAGGCCTGCTGGCGGCAGCCCTGGCCGGACTCTACGCTTTCTTTGAGCTGACCTATGCCGGCAAGGCTGTGCGGGCCTGTGTAATCAACCGGACCGCCGCCAGGCTGGTGGGTATTAACCCGTCCGCCATGTCGTTCGCCGCTTTCATCGCCAGCGGCGCCCTGGGAGCGGCAGCAGGTATTTTTATCACTCCGGTCACCCTGGCAACCTATGATATGGGATTTTTACTGGGTGTCAAGGGCTTTGTCGCGGCTGTTCTCGGCGGCATGCAGAATGTGGGGGGAGCGGTACTGGGCGGCCTCCTCCTCGGGCTCCTGGAAGCTTACGGGGCGGGCCTGGTATCCTCCGGGCTGAAAGATGCTCTGGCTCTTTTGGTCCTGCTGGCCGTGCTGCTGATGAGACCGGAAGGCCTGTTCAGCCCCGCCGTCAGAAAAGTATAG
- a CDS encoding ABC transporter substrate-binding protein has product MPKARLIVVTALAGVLAVVLLLLGGCSGSSSTGSNAGAVKEPYKIGAVVDISGPSSSLGVPERNTLQMLADKVNESGGINGHPLELTILDNKSDETEAVLAVKKLIDQQKVLAVIGCSASGTSMSMIDTVQKEQVPMISMAAASAIVEPVQERKWVFKTAQSDLVVVNRLIDYLKENNLTRVAFLYMNNSYGDNGRNAFKAAAGAGGLEIVAEEKFEATDKDMTPQLTRVKTSGAQATVVWAIPPSASIITKNYRDLSLEIPLLHSHGVGNQNFIELAQGAADGVRLPIGKLTVSGQIPDSDPQKKVLDDYIADYSKRYNSPPNSFGGYAWDAFYLLVNAIETAGPDRAGIRDQLEKTSNFTGVSGIFNLTPTDHNGLDEDSMVLVRIQNGQWKLME; this is encoded by the coding sequence TTGCCGAAGGCAAGGTTGATCGTGGTTACAGCGCTGGCAGGCGTTTTGGCCGTTGTGTTATTGCTGCTTGGCGGGTGTTCCGGCAGCAGTTCTACCGGCAGCAATGCCGGCGCGGTAAAGGAACCATATAAAATTGGAGCTGTTGTAGACATTAGCGGCCCGTCCTCATCATTGGGGGTACCCGAGCGAAATACGCTCCAGATGCTGGCTGACAAGGTCAATGAAAGCGGTGGAATTAACGGCCATCCGTTAGAGTTAACCATCCTTGACAATAAGAGCGACGAAACTGAAGCCGTACTTGCAGTTAAAAAGCTAATCGACCAGCAAAAGGTGCTGGCGGTAATCGGGTGCAGCGCCAGCGGAACCTCCATGTCGATGATTGATACCGTGCAAAAAGAGCAGGTGCCCATGATCTCCATGGCCGCGGCCAGCGCCATTGTAGAACCGGTACAGGAAAGAAAGTGGGTCTTTAAAACTGCCCAGAGTGACCTGGTTGTGGTCAACAGGCTGATAGATTACCTGAAGGAAAACAACCTTACCAGGGTGGCTTTCCTCTACATGAACAACTCGTACGGCGACAACGGAAGGAACGCTTTTAAGGCGGCGGCCGGAGCAGGCGGCCTGGAAATAGTGGCGGAAGAAAAATTTGAAGCGACCGACAAGGATATGACCCCGCAGCTTACCAGAGTCAAAACCAGTGGGGCACAGGCAACGGTTGTATGGGCTATTCCGCCATCGGCCTCGATTATCACTAAAAATTACAGGGATCTGAGCCTGGAAATTCCGCTCCTGCACAGCCATGGTGTAGGGAACCAGAATTTTATTGAGCTGGCCCAGGGAGCGGCGGACGGAGTACGGCTGCCAATCGGCAAACTGACCGTGAGCGGGCAAATTCCTGACAGCGACCCGCAGAAGAAGGTTCTCGACGACTACATCGCCGACTACAGCAAGCGTTATAACTCTCCTCCCAACTCTTTCGGCGGGTATGCCTGGGACGCCTTTTACCTGCTGGTGAATGCCATTGAAACAGCAGGCCCGGACCGGGCGGGTATCCGCGACCAGTTGGAAAAAACCAGCAACTTCACCGGAGTCTCCGGGATCTTCAACCTGACGCCAACCGACCATAATGGCCTCGATGAAGACTCCATGGTCCTGGTACGGATCCAGAATGGTCAGTGGAAACTGATGGAGTGA
- a CDS encoding LysE family translocator, whose product MKEILFLKAVVIGFFLAVPIGPVNLLCIRRTLLGGRIIGFISGLGAAVADTFFAFAAAFGLSFITNFYVQEEKWLQFGGGIFICVLGVMSMLSHESGKPEKKNGGRGRGGFQAFISSFFLTLTNPITILAFAAAFAGFDLINPDEGHAFAFLVVTGVFLGSIIWWFTISSIASFLRKKLNSHVLHRITQISGLVITVFGVLILLGVI is encoded by the coding sequence GTGAAGGAGATCCTTTTCCTAAAGGCAGTTGTTATTGGTTTTTTTCTGGCCGTACCGATTGGGCCGGTAAATTTACTGTGTATCCGCAGGACCCTGCTCGGAGGCAGGATTATTGGTTTTATATCCGGGCTTGGAGCAGCCGTGGCGGATACTTTTTTCGCCTTTGCCGCAGCCTTTGGATTAAGTTTCATTACTAATTTCTATGTCCAGGAGGAAAAATGGCTCCAATTTGGAGGCGGAATCTTTATATGCGTTTTGGGCGTGATGTCCATGCTCTCACACGAATCCGGGAAGCCCGAAAAGAAGAACGGAGGACGCGGTAGGGGAGGCTTCCAGGCCTTTATTTCGAGCTTTTTTCTCACTTTAACCAACCCCATTACCATCCTGGCTTTTGCCGCTGCTTTTGCTGGGTTTGACTTAATCAACCCGGACGAGGGACACGCCTTTGCGTTCCTGGTAGTCACCGGTGTTTTTCTCGGATCTATTATCTGGTGGTTTACAATCAGTTCGATAGCGAGCTTTCTGCGCAAAAAATTGAACAGTCATGTCCTCCACAGGATCACCCAGATCTCCGGACTGGTTATCACCGTGTTCGGTGTTTTAATCCTGTTGGGAGTCATATGA
- a CDS encoding LapA family protein: protein MSKAQIYFIVALLFALSVAVFAIQNTESISIKFLFWQYQGISKVLVILASAAVGAVMVMFLGFWWQIKKAMYIRQLEAEIKTLKNQQPAAVTVEPKVQEATKKELDS from the coding sequence GTGAGTAAAGCCCAAATATACTTTATTGTGGCTCTTTTATTTGCTCTCAGCGTAGCAGTCTTTGCTATCCAAAACACGGAGAGCATCAGTATAAAATTTTTATTCTGGCAGTACCAGGGCATTTCCAAGGTCCTCGTAATCCTCGCCTCGGCGGCAGTTGGCGCAGTGATGGTTATGTTTTTAGGCTTTTGGTGGCAGATTAAAAAAGCTATGTATATACGCCAGTTGGAGGCGGAAATTAAAACTTTGAAAAACCAGCAGCCGGCAGCCGTGACAGTAGAGCCTAAAGTGCAAGAGGCGACTAAAAAAGAGTTGGATTCGTAA
- a CDS encoding glycosyltransferase family 2 protein, with protein sequence MEVLFYGVQIFLTGFTFYYFVISLFGFFRKPEDYSLPPSSRFAIVSAAHNEEKVIGELIRNLHELNYPKELYDIYVIADNCTDRTAAIAREHGAQVIERFNKKEIGKGYALEYAFNQIFAGNVSYDAVVVFDADNLVDNDFLRIMNAHLLKGERIVQGYLDTKNASDTWITKSIYIGYTLTNRLWQLSKYNLGLTCALGGTGMCISVDLLKKYGWGMTSLTEDLEFQTKALLNNVKVCWAHEAKVYDEKPLTLGQSWNQRRRWMQGHTNVAGRYMGKLLREGIRTRNFAMIDGALYLIQPFFQMLIGLSVIVNVLYLGPELLLEHSAWGYIGFFAQFFYFGLGLYLERVRFKVYWWLVFYPIFALTWIPIAYIGFAMRKNKEWSHTLHIRNIKHENLPNLYLPAKAESRRTS encoded by the coding sequence ATGGAGGTACTTTTTTACGGTGTCCAAATTTTCCTGACTGGCTTTACGTTTTATTACTTTGTGATTTCTCTGTTTGGGTTCTTCCGTAAGCCGGAAGACTATTCTTTGCCGCCCAGTTCCCGTTTTGCTATAGTGAGCGCTGCGCACAACGAAGAGAAGGTTATTGGGGAATTAATCCGGAACCTCCATGAACTAAACTACCCGAAAGAGCTTTATGACATCTATGTTATCGCTGACAATTGCACCGATCGTACCGCCGCTATCGCAAGAGAGCATGGCGCTCAGGTAATCGAGCGTTTTAACAAGAAAGAGATAGGCAAAGGCTATGCCCTTGAGTATGCCTTCAACCAAATTTTTGCGGGCAACGTTTCTTACGACGCGGTGGTTGTCTTTGATGCGGACAACCTGGTCGACAATGATTTTTTAAGGATCATGAACGCGCACCTGCTCAAGGGAGAAAGAATCGTCCAGGGCTATTTGGATACCAAGAACGCCAGCGATACCTGGATTACCAAGTCTATTTATATCGGCTACACACTAACCAATCGCCTTTGGCAGCTTTCTAAGTATAACCTGGGCCTTACCTGTGCTTTGGGCGGTACCGGTATGTGCATTTCAGTGGATCTGCTGAAAAAGTATGGGTGGGGTATGACTTCCCTCACCGAAGACCTGGAATTTCAGACCAAGGCTCTATTGAACAACGTCAAGGTTTGCTGGGCTCATGAAGCCAAGGTCTATGACGAGAAGCCCCTGACCCTGGGGCAGTCCTGGAACCAGCGCAGGCGCTGGATGCAGGGACACACCAATGTTGCCGGCCGCTATATGGGCAAGTTGTTGCGGGAGGGGATTCGCACCAGGAACTTTGCCATGATTGACGGCGCCCTGTATTTGATTCAGCCCTTTTTTCAGATGCTTATCGGTCTGAGCGTGATTGTAAATGTTTTATATCTTGGTCCGGAGCTGCTGCTGGAACATTCAGCTTGGGGCTATATCGGTTTCTTTGCCCAGTTTTTCTACTTCGGCCTGGGTCTATATCTGGAACGGGTCAGGTTTAAAGTATACTGGTGGCTGGTGTTTTACCCAATCTTTGCCCTGACCTGGATCCCCATCGCCTACATCGGTTTCGCCATGCGCAAGAACAAAGAGTGGTCCCATACCCTGCACATCCGCAACATCAAGCACGAAAACCTGCCAAACCTGTACCTGCCGGCCAAGGCCGAAAGCAGGAGAACGAGCTAA
- a CDS encoding GTPase: MPANLTPQYYDAEESYKKAVTVEEKIAALEEMLAVIPKHKGTEKMQADLKKRLSKLREEGQKKSKTARIDPFFIEKQGAGQVALVGFPNTGKSALVGAVTRARPKIAGYPFSTTVPLAGMMPYEDIYIQLVDTPPITQEIVPPGLAGALRNADALLVLVDAGSDECLEQLEFCLKYLNDKKIVRDDAALNTRGIPPGRRLVLATRADMPNSSDNIEIMRELGPAGLEIYPVSAVTGVGLEALKEKIFTILGIIRVYTKVPGKEPDLKTPFILQQGSTIQELAVSIHRDLPRLMKNARIWGSARFEGQSVMRDYVLQDRDIVEITQ, from the coding sequence TTGCCTGCCAATCTTACACCCCAGTATTATGACGCGGAAGAGTCCTACAAGAAAGCGGTAACTGTTGAGGAAAAAATCGCCGCCTTAGAAGAGATGCTCGCGGTTATTCCCAAGCACAAGGGTACCGAAAAGATGCAGGCCGATTTAAAGAAGCGTCTTTCCAAACTTCGGGAGGAAGGTCAAAAGAAAAGCAAAACCGCCCGGATCGACCCTTTCTTTATTGAGAAGCAGGGGGCCGGGCAGGTGGCTCTGGTTGGATTTCCGAATACCGGCAAGTCGGCCCTCGTGGGCGCTGTAACCAGGGCCAGGCCGAAGATTGCCGGATATCCTTTTTCCACTACCGTGCCTCTGGCCGGTATGATGCCTTACGAGGATATTTACATCCAGCTGGTTGATACTCCACCCATTACGCAAGAGATTGTACCACCCGGGTTGGCCGGCGCCCTGCGCAACGCAGACGCGTTGCTGGTCCTGGTCGATGCGGGCTCAGACGAATGCCTCGAGCAGTTGGAGTTTTGTTTGAAGTATTTAAATGATAAAAAGATCGTCCGGGACGATGCGGCTCTCAACACTCGCGGGATACCACCCGGCCGGCGCCTGGTGCTGGCCACCCGCGCGGATATGCCGAACAGCAGTGACAATATTGAGATCATGCGGGAACTGGGCCCCGCCGGTCTGGAGATTTACCCTGTTTCAGCTGTCACCGGTGTAGGTCTGGAAGCGCTGAAGGAAAAGATTTTCACGATACTGGGGATCATTCGCGTCTATACCAAGGTTCCCGGCAAAGAGCCTGATCTGAAAACTCCGTTTATATTGCAGCAGGGCAGCACAATTCAGGAATTGGCCGTGTCTATCCACCGGGATCTGCCGCGCCTGATGAAAAATGCCAGAATCTGGGGTTCCGCCCGTTTTGAGGGTCAATCAGTCATGCGCGACTACGTGCTGCAGGATCGCGACATCGTAGAAATAACTCAGTGA
- a CDS encoding YaiI/YqxD family protein, whose product MKIIVDADATPKKALETCRAAAAEFAVNLVTVASFNHRIESDHHITVGNAPQEADLQVVNLTGKGDIVVTQDWGLAAIVLGKGAAALSPAGRIFRKETIDFLLEERELKAKFRRSGGRTRGPRKRTAADDDHFKKSLYRLLEQR is encoded by the coding sequence ATGAAAATTATTGTTGACGCGGACGCCACGCCGAAGAAGGCGCTGGAAACCTGCAGGGCGGCTGCCGCAGAATTTGCAGTAAACCTGGTGACAGTGGCAAGCTTCAATCACCGGATTGAATCCGACCACCACATCACTGTGGGAAACGCGCCCCAGGAAGCCGACCTGCAAGTGGTCAACCTGACCGGTAAAGGAGACATTGTGGTCACCCAGGACTGGGGCCTGGCCGCTATCGTCCTCGGCAAGGGGGCCGCCGCTCTTTCTCCGGCCGGCCGGATTTTCCGGAAGGAGACAATTGACTTCCTATTGGAGGAGCGGGAGCTAAAGGCGAAATTCAGAAGAAGCGGGGGTAGAACCAGAGGACCCAGAAAAAGAACGGCCGCGGACGACGATCACTTTAAGAAATCCCTGTACCGGCTGCTGGAACAAAGATAA
- a CDS encoding ATP-binding cassette domain-containing protein has protein sequence MRTGSLLAARELSFSYPGSARRILQDINLNLDDGEILGILGESGSGKTSLSLVLAGFERPVSGRVLFRSLSIAQSKNYREYRRSIQYLFQNPRSSVNRYRNIFDIVAEPLSYRGFHKGTREALAAEALKLVGLEYGRWYDYPDQFSLGQLQRICLARAITTRPKLIICDEPFSALDISSRARMEQILVELNKKNGVAFIIISHEPRTLLKLCHKIMALREGRQTDFWYVGQEQSLDDYTEKLIVAEGVRVK, from the coding sequence GTGAGAACGGGATCACTGCTGGCTGCGAGGGAGCTTTCATTTTCCTACCCGGGTTCGGCGCGCAGGATTTTGCAGGACATCAACCTCAATTTGGACGATGGGGAGATATTGGGGATACTGGGTGAAAGCGGCTCGGGAAAAACCTCTCTGTCCCTCGTCCTGGCAGGCTTTGAAAGACCCGTTTCAGGTCGTGTCTTATTTAGAAGCTTAAGTATAGCTCAAAGTAAAAACTACCGGGAGTACCGGCGCAGTATCCAGTACCTTTTTCAAAACCCCAGGAGTTCGGTCAACAGGTACAGGAACATCTTCGATATTGTTGCCGAGCCGCTGTCTTACCGCGGATTCCACAAGGGGACCAGAGAGGCTCTGGCAGCTGAGGCGCTGAAGTTGGTGGGACTGGAATACGGCCGTTGGTATGATTACCCCGACCAGTTCAGCCTTGGCCAACTCCAGCGTATTTGCCTGGCCCGCGCCATCACCACCAGGCCAAAGTTGATTATCTGCGACGAGCCTTTTTCAGCGCTGGATATATCGAGCAGGGCCAGGATGGAACAAATATTGGTTGAGTTAAATAAGAAAAACGGCGTCGCGTTTATCATCATAAGTCACGAACCCAGGACTCTGCTGAAGCTGTGCCATAAAATTATGGCTCTGCGGGAAGGCCGGCAAACAGACTTCTGGTATGTGGGCCAGGAGCAAAGTCTTGATGATTACACCGAAAAATTGATCGTTGCGGAAGGTGTCAGGGTCAAATAA
- a CDS encoding ABC transporter ATP-binding protein: MIDVADLSVSIRKDKAVIPLLKDVSFSLGPGETLGIIGESGSGKSLVTYTLLGLLNHTAGLEGNIAVCGCRNLLKAGRKEIRQLRRQKIGYVPQNPQGSLTPTRKIEAQMQEVIAVTTGLRRKEAANYAAELLVKVGFSEPGRILRMFPHQLSGGMCQRIAVAMAIAGRPEVILADEPTSSLDLLSKIEIMTLLGKAQKEYNFAMVLVTHDLGIALKYCNTLAVLYSGRLVEMGDTRELCFYPRHPYSKNLFGCFFNEMKGRESALFHGEPPVLNDRAPGCRYFACCRERITACEVQEPVLIRIGTGQVACWLYDGGENQ, encoded by the coding sequence ATGATTGACGTAGCGGATCTTAGCGTCAGCATTCGTAAAGATAAGGCGGTTATCCCTCTGCTGAAAGATGTCAGTTTCAGCCTGGGACCGGGGGAAACTTTGGGTATTATCGGTGAATCGGGCAGCGGTAAAAGCCTGGTCACCTATACCTTACTGGGGTTGTTGAACCATACGGCCGGCCTGGAGGGAAATATAGCGGTGTGTGGCTGCCGCAACCTTCTCAAGGCCGGCCGGAAGGAAATTCGCCAACTAAGGCGTCAGAAAATCGGGTATGTTCCCCAGAACCCGCAAGGGTCGCTGACCCCCACGCGAAAGATAGAAGCCCAAATGCAAGAAGTGATTGCCGTAACAACCGGTTTGCGGCGGAAAGAGGCGGCAAATTATGCCGCGGAACTGCTGGTTAAGGTTGGCTTCAGTGAGCCCGGCCGGATCTTAAGGATGTTCCCTCACCAGTTGAGCGGGGGTATGTGCCAGCGAATTGCTGTGGCCATGGCGATCGCAGGCAGGCCCGAAGTCATACTGGCGGATGAGCCTACATCATCTCTGGATCTGTTGTCAAAAATCGAAATTATGACACTGCTGGGGAAAGCTCAGAAAGAATACAATTTTGCCATGGTCCTGGTGACCCACGACTTAGGTATAGCTCTGAAATATTGTAATACACTGGCTGTTCTTTACAGTGGTCGACTGGTGGAGATGGGTGACACCAGGGAATTGTGTTTTTATCCCCGGCATCCCTATTCTAAAAACCTGTTTGGCTGCTTTTTTAATGAGATGAAGGGGCGGGAGAGCGCATTATTTCATGGCGAACCGCCGGTTCTCAACGACCGGGCGCCGGGTTGCCGTTATTTTGCCTGCTGCCGCGAGCGTATAACGGCATGCGAAGTACAAGAGCCGGTTCTTATTCGGATAGGGACCGGCCAGGTGGCATGCTGGCTTTACGATGGGGGCGAAAACCAGTGA
- a CDS encoding ABC transporter permease, protein MMLIETLKNRLVLACLILIGLYAVVSIGGTLFFQYEPNSQDLLQANTGPGAVHWLGTDYLGRDLLARIVYGIRISLTIAFFATLINITVGFLVGSVSGLLGGLADRLLIGMVDIFWCIPPFLIVVMLTVVLEPGIKNIFIALGLVLWIPTARMIRGEVRVIRNSPFIKFARLNGAGSFQIMARHILPNCIPVLLTTAAFSIPDAIMAEAFLSIVGLGVQAPNASLGVLISDGLQSFRVYPWQWFFPVLTLTMLVLCFNILGDALHEAYSSKAKGLLEHD, encoded by the coding sequence ATGATGCTCATCGAGACCTTGAAAAACAGGCTGGTGTTGGCCTGCTTAATCCTGATCGGGCTGTACGCGGTCGTATCCATCGGGGGTACGCTATTTTTTCAATATGAACCCAACAGCCAGGATTTGCTCCAGGCCAATACCGGGCCCGGCGCCGTCCATTGGCTGGGAACCGACTACCTGGGCCGGGACCTGCTGGCCAGGATCGTCTACGGAATCAGGATTTCACTTACGATTGCTTTCTTTGCCACGCTTATCAACATCACAGTCGGATTTCTGGTGGGCAGCGTTTCAGGCCTGCTGGGAGGACTGGCTGACCGCTTGCTTATTGGTATGGTTGACATTTTTTGGTGCATCCCGCCCTTCTTAATTGTGGTAATGCTTACCGTAGTTCTGGAGCCGGGGATAAAGAACATTTTTATCGCCCTGGGCCTGGTATTGTGGATACCGACCGCCAGGATGATCAGGGGTGAAGTCCGCGTTATCAGAAACTCGCCTTTTATCAAATTTGCCAGGCTGAACGGGGCGGGTAGTTTTCAGATTATGGCTCGCCACATTCTCCCCAACTGCATTCCGGTCCTTCTTACCACCGCAGCTTTTTCGATCCCGGACGCGATTATGGCGGAAGCTTTTTTAAGTATCGTCGGCTTAGGCGTACAGGCGCCAAACGCCAGCTTGGGCGTATTGATTTCCGACGGACTACAGTCATTCAGAGTTTACCCGTGGCAGTGGTTTTTTCCGGTCCTGACCCTGACCATGCTTGTGCTATGTTTCAACATACTGGGTGACGCGTTGCATGAGGCATACAGTTCCAAGGCGAAGGGATTGCTCGAACATGATTGA
- a CDS encoding ABC transporter permease: MAGYILKRAVFNLGVMFVVVTLTFFLMRLLPGDPFTTRRVAPEIKDNILARYGLNQPLVTQYTGYLYNLARLDLGPSLKYPGRSVNDIIKESFPVSATVGLLALLLSIVLGVSLGVASAALRNKWPDRLVLVLATLGMSVPNFALGAGLIYIFALKLRWLPAAMSTSPVGLVLPALTLAALPAAIIVRLVRTEMIEALDRDYIVAARARGLNSCSVLFRHALPNALSGMVHYLSPLAATLLTGSFIVEKIFALPGLGQYYVTSVGNRDYNLVAGVTIFYTFVLLVSTFLADVLIFLINPQSRVRDEVT, translated from the coding sequence ATGGCCGGCTATATACTAAAAAGAGCTGTTTTCAACCTGGGAGTCATGTTTGTGGTGGTGACTCTCACCTTCTTCCTGATGCGCCTATTGCCGGGGGATCCTTTTACAACCAGGCGGGTTGCGCCCGAAATTAAGGATAATATCCTTGCCAGGTATGGACTAAACCAGCCTCTGGTGACCCAGTATACCGGCTACCTTTACAATTTGGCCAGATTGGACCTGGGTCCTTCACTTAAGTATCCGGGGCGCTCGGTCAATGACATTATCAAGGAATCGTTCCCCGTTTCGGCAACGGTAGGCCTCCTGGCCCTATTGCTGTCGATCGTACTGGGTGTGAGCCTGGGAGTCGCCTCAGCGGCGCTCAGGAACAAATGGCCGGACCGTTTGGTGCTGGTATTGGCGACGCTGGGGATGTCTGTGCCTAATTTTGCCCTGGGAGCCGGCCTAATTTATATTTTTGCTCTGAAACTCCGTTGGCTGCCGGCAGCAATGTCCACCAGCCCCGTAGGACTGGTTCTGCCGGCGCTTACCCTCGCAGCTTTGCCGGCGGCTATAATCGTACGCCTGGTAAGGACGGAAATGATTGAGGCGCTGGATAGGGACTATATTGTCGCCGCCCGGGCCAGGGGACTGAACTCCTGCTCGGTGCTTTTCAGACATGCCCTGCCCAATGCCCTTTCCGGTATGGTCCATTACTTGAGCCCGCTGGCTGCGACCCTCCTGACGGGAAGTTTTATTGTCGAGAAAATATTTGCCCTGCCGGGACTCGGCCAGTACTACGTCACGTCCGTGGGCAACCGTGATTATAACCTGGTGGCCGGGGTAACCATTTTTTATACTTTTGTATTGCTGGTTTCAACCTTTCTGGCAGACGTCCTGATTTTTTTAATTAACCCCCAAAGCCGGGTCAGGGATGAGGTAACATGA